Proteins co-encoded in one Eschrichtius robustus isolate mEscRob2 chromosome 8, mEscRob2.pri, whole genome shotgun sequence genomic window:
- the LOC137768212 gene encoding anionic trypsin, with translation MNPLLILAFVGAAVAFPMDDDDKIIGGYTCAENSVPYQVSLNSGYHFCGGSLISDQWVVSAAHCYKSRIQVRLGEHNIDVLEGREQFIDAAKIIRHPNYNSRTLNNDILLIRLSSPAAIDARVSTLALPSACAPASTQCLVSGWGNTLSSGVNYPELLQCLDTPLLSQAECEASYPGQITDNMVCAGFLEGGNDSCQGDSGGPVTCNGELQGIVSWGSGCAQKGKPGVYTKVCNYVNWIQQTIAANS, from the exons ATGAATCCACTGCTGATTCTTGCCTTTGTGGGAGCTGCCG TTGCTTTTCCCATGGACGATGATGACAAGATCATAGGGGGCTACACCTGCGCGGAGAATTCCGTCCCCTACCAGGTGTCCCTGAACTCTGGCTACCACTTCTGCGGGGGTTCCCTCATCAGTGACCAATGGGTGGTGTCCGCGGCTCACTGCTACAAGTC CCGCATCCAGGTGAGGCTGGGAGAACACAACATCGACGTCCTGGAGGGCCGTGAGCAGTTCATCGACGCGGCCAAGATCATCCGCCACCCCAACTACAACAGCCGGACTCTGAACAATGACATCTTGTTGATCAGACTCTCCTCGCCTGCGGCCATTGATGCCCGGGTGTCCACCTTAGCTCTGCCCAGCGCCTGCGCACCCGCCAGCACCCAGTGCCTCGTCTCCGGCTGGGGCAACACCCTGAGCTCTGGAG TCAACTACCCCGAGCTGCTGCAGTGCCTGGACACCCCACTGCTGAGTCAGGCCGAGTGTGAAGCCTCATACCCTGGACAGATCACTGACAACATGGTCTGCGCCGGCTTCCTCGAGGGAGGCAATGATTCCTGCCAG GGTGACTCTGGCGGCCCTGTGACCTGCAACGGAGAGCTCCAGGGCATTGTTTCCTGGGGCTCTGGCTGTGCCCAGAAGGGCAAGCCTGGGGTCTACACCAAGGTCTGCAACTATGTGAACTGGATTCAGCAGACCATCGCTGCCAACAGCTAA